The following proteins are encoded in a genomic region of Rhinoraja longicauda isolate Sanriku21f chromosome 14, sRhiLon1.1, whole genome shotgun sequence:
- the LOC144599816 gene encoding cytochrome P450 2U1-like: MAALDTGCSSSLLLLLLAVAVLLLTRYLLKRRARGCKLPPGGPKRWWWWWAVLGLGLGRGPRLPPHLLLGALGRAHGSVCSLRLGSRLLVVLSGFQAVRDALQRRADVFSDRPTIPLITIVTQRKGIVFAPYGLVWKEQRKFSLSTLRHFGFGKLDLEPKILEELQFVKSELYKAEGTAFSPFHIINNAVSNIICSMCLGKRFDYEDEEFRTVLHQIARGMKLASNSPAILINVFPFLQYLPFGPFKEFSQTVKDVTSFLKDIIADHRKTMDPENPRDFIDFYLKEVDCEIQRNQATSFSEDYLFYIISDLFVAGTDTTSNTLLWAILIMASYPGVQEQVYNEIRAVVGESRSPSIKDKHHMPFTEATVMEIQRMTTVVPLAIPHMASETVDFKGYTIPKGSMVIANLWSVHRDASMWEQPDEFNPSRFLDADGNVVKHEAFMPFGIGKRMCMGEQMAKMELFLIFSSLLQSFSFKLPEAEDAPNMTGRFGLTLSPHPFKIIPVKR, translated from the exons atggcggcgctggaCACCGGctgctcctcctccctcctcctcctcctcctcgccgtcGCCGTGCTCCTGCTCACCCGCTACCTGCTCAAGCGCCGGGCCCGGGGCTGCAAGCTCCCCCCTGGTGGGCCGAAgcgttggtggtggtggtgggcggTGCTGGGCCTAGGCCTAGGCCGGGGCCCTCGCTTGCCCCCGCATCTGCTGCTGGGCGCCCTAGGCCGGGCCCACGGCAGCGTGTGCAGCCTGCGGCTGGGCAGCCGCCTCCTGGTGGTGCTCAGCGGCTTCCAGGCGGTCAGGGACGCCCTGCAGCGCAGAGCCGATGTCTTCTCCGACCGGCCGACCATCCCCCTCATCACCATCGTAACCCAGCGCAAAG GTATAGTCTTTGCACCATATGGTTTGGTCTGGAAGGAGCAACGAAAGTTTTCTCTCTCGACTCTGAGACATTTCGGTTTTGGGAAACTTGATCTAGAGCCTAAAATCCTCGAGGAACTGCAATTTGTGAAGTCAGAGCTTTACAAAGCAGAGGGAACAGCGTTTTCTCCTTTCCACATCATAAATAACGCTGTGTCAAACATCATCTGCTCGATGTGCCTTGGTAAACGGTTTGACTATGAAGATGAGGAGTTTAGAACCGTTCTGCATCAGATTGCTCGAGGAATGAAGCTGGCATCAAACAGCCCTGCAATACTCATCAATGTGTTTCCCTTCCTTCAGTATTTACCTTTTGGGCCTTTCAAGGAATTTTCCCAAACAGTAAAGGATGTCACATCTTTCCTGAAAGATATCATTGCTGATCACCGAAAGACTATGGACCCTGAAAACCCAcgtgattttattgatttttaccTGAAAGAAGTAGACTGTGAAATACAAAGAAACCAAGCCACGAGCTTCAGTGAAGATTATTTATTTTACATAATTAGTGATCTCTTTGTAGCGGGGACAGATACAACATCCAACACTTTGCTGTGGGCTATTCTCATAATGGCATCGTATCCAGGAGTTCaag AACAGGTTTATAATGAGATCAGGGCTGTTGTTGGTGAGTCCAGATCACCGTCCATCAAAGACAAACATCACATGCCATTCACAGAAGCAACAGTAATGGAAATTCAACGGATGACCACAGTTGTTCCATTAGCCATTCCACATATGGCATCAGAAACAGTAG ACTTTAAAGGTTATACCATTCCTAAGGGAAGCATGGTGATTGCAAATCTCTGGTCAGTCCACAGAGATGCAAGCATGTGGGAGCAACCTGATGAGTTTAATCCTTCTCGGTTCTTGGATGCGGATGGAAATGTGGTAAAACATGAAGCTTTTATGCCTTTTGGAATAG GTAAAAGGATGTGTATGGGAGAGCAGATGGCAAAGATGGAACTGTTCCTCATCTTCAGCAGCCTCCTGCAGTCATTTTCCTTCAAACTCCCTGAAGCTGAAGATGCACCAAACATGACCGGCCGATTCGGCCTCACTCTATCTCCACATCCTTTTAAAATCATTCCCGTCAAGAGATAA